Proteins encoded within one genomic window of Camarhynchus parvulus chromosome 14, STF_HiC, whole genome shotgun sequence:
- the TNRC6A gene encoding trinucleotide repeat-containing gene 6A protein isoform X6: protein MRELEAKATKEVERKLSRAFLPHLCGTERRDLVQEEEEQLMEERKKRKEDKKKKEAAQKKAIEQKIKVPEQTKTSVSQPQPVTSNGTSPGTSTPNNAKRAPASSQQQPLPRYPPREVPPRFRHQEQKQLLKRGQQLPGIAANLGSTPKLFNGQPGGSTGTNNQPVTNGEVPNSSKKQPDLNHSGLGSHYENSHWGPVSSNSDSSTNWDKVIVDGSDKEAWPSITGSDPELTSECMDTDSASSSGSERNLVIMASGSTAGEGDGIRNGLGHGAQNKFVVGSNSNNVGNGSINGPWGLSHGSIISTCQVSVDAPDSKSESSNNRMNAWGTISSSSNGGLNPSTLNSNGNHGAWSVLENSGHALKGSVGSGSPGTSIQCSTIGQMANSQSINSKVGGSAHGSWGSLQESCDSEVNGTRNVSFSGQPQNLNTEMNGPNNTTNFMTSSLPNSAGSVQMNELPSTAGPGAWRVSTMNHSQIQASPVANGTSISHLSNGEAKTGGSYGTTWGAYGSSYSGDKCPGPNSQANGDTVNATLMQPGGSGPGSTNFQINGNKGGGVWEAGAVGSQNMPWGNGSGASAGGSRRGWGSPAQSTGTNIPNGEWSKLPGNQHSSEGVNGNSRKFTNGWKSAEEEELSSQSSAASQMAEQSSTWAKTGTGDSEGSSESAGCHEDRAATEGQNRERRKVDQHTLLQSIVNRTDLDPRVLSNSGWGQTPIKQNTAWDTETSPRGERKTDNGTEAWGGSVTQTSSSGGCVDRPSPNNNDTSSVSGWGDPKSATRWGDSKGSNSQGGWEEDSAATVMVKSNQSWGSGKEEKSSWNDTPKMKQGWGDGQKASQGWAVSAGDSWGENSRSNHWGEAKKSSSGGSNSDRSVSGWNEPGKSNSVTWGGNNATPNNSSGWDEPAKSNQSQGWGDPPKPSQPQVWGDSSKPINSPEWNKQDVGSWGAPSATSKPPGSGWLGGPMPAPAKEEEPTGWEEPSPESIRRKMEIDDGTSAWGDPSKYNYKNVNMWNKNVPNSSSSSDQQAQVHPQLLSSSAMSSKESNSGSGWGEPPAPATTVDNGTAAWGKPMDTGTSWGEPVSDAGGTSGWGNTSLGQQPPNKPGPKSMQDSWCGDDMPLSGSRQTSWEEEEDVEIGMWNGSSSQDANPSLNWPPYMKKMPTKGIMKGGNKQDETWINPFIKQFTNLSFSRESPEETVQSNKMDMSGGLLQDKRMEMDKHGLGVGDYNRVVGKGPGSRPQIPKESSMDRGPYFDKNGNPSVFGVGNIAAQPRSMQQPPAQPLNSSQPNPRAQVPPPLLSPQVPVSLLKYAPNSGGLSPLFGPQQVAMLNQLSQLNQLSQISQLQRLLAQQQKAQPQRSVPSGGRQQQEQQGRSLSMQQQMMQQSRQLDPNLLMKQQTPPSQQQSLHQPSMKSFLENVMPHTTPELQKGPSPINAFSSFPIGMNSNLNVNLDMSSIKEPQSRLRKWTTVDSISMNTSLDQNSSKHGAISSGFRLEDSPFVPYDFLNSSNSPASPPGSIGDGWPRAKSPNGSSSVNWPPEFRPGEPWKGYPNIDPETDPYVTPGSVINNLSINTVREVDHLRDRNSGSSSSLNTTLPSTSAWSSIRASNYNVSLSSTAQSTSVARNSDSKSTWSPGSVTNTSLAHELWKVPLPPKSITAPSRPPPGLTGQKPPLSTWDNSLRLGGGWGNSDARYTPGSSWGESSSGRITNWLVLKNLTPQIDGSTLRTLCMQHGPLITFHLNLPHGNALVRYSSKEEVVKAQKSLHMCVLGNTTILAEFASEEEISRFFAQGQSLTPSPGWQSLGSSQSRLGSIDGSHSFSNRNDLNHWNGAGLSGTSSGDLHGTSLWGSPNYSTSLWGAPSSNDTRGISSPSPINAFLSVDHLGGGGESM from the exons ATCTGAACCACAGTGGTCTAGGATCCCATTATGAAAATTCTCACTGGGGACCAGTCTCTTCAAATAGCGACTCCAGCACAAACTGGGATAAAGTTATCGTAGACGGCTCTGACAAAGAAGCATGGCCATCAATCACTGGCAGTGACCCAGAGCTGACTTCAGAATGTATGGACACTGactctgcctccagctctgggtcGGAGCGGAACCTCGTGATCATGGCTTCAGGGAGCACGGCAGGAGAGGGCGACGGCATTCGCAACGGCCTCGGCCACGGGGCTCAGAATAAGTTTGTGGTTGGTAGCAACAGCAATAATGTGGGCAATGGAAGTATTAATGGGCCCTGGGGGTTATCCCACGGGTCCATAATAAGCACATGTCAAGTTTCTGTGGATGCTCCTGACAGCAAATCTGAAAGTAGCAACAATAGAATGAATGCTTGGGGCACCATAAGCTCTTCATCAAATGGAGGGTTAAATCCAAGCACTTTGAATTCAAATGGCAACCATGGTGCCTGGTCTGTGTTGGAGAACAGTGGACATGCCCTGAAAGGGTCCGTGGGGAGTGGGAGTCCTGGCACAAGCATTCAGTGCAGTACCATAGGTCAGATGGCCAACAGCCAGAGTATTAACTCGAAAGTGGGTGGCTCAGCCCACGGTTCCTGGGGAAGCCTTCAGGAAAGTTGTGATTCTGAAGTAAATGGTACAAGGAATGTTTCATTCAGTGGGCAACCTCAAAACCTTAACACTGAAATGAATGGACCAAATAACACTACTAACTTTATGACCTCTAGTTTACCAAACTCTGCTGGTTCGGTGCAGATGAACgagctgcccagcactgcagggcccGGGGCCTGGCGCGTGAGCACAATGAATCATTCTCAGATTCAGGCCTCTCCAGTGGCAAACGGCACTTCCATCTCTCACCTGAGCAACGGTGAGGCCAAAACTGGCGGCTCTTACGGTACTACCTGGGGTGCCTATGGTTCTAGTTACTCTGGAGACAAATGTCCAGGCCCAAACAGCCAAGCTAATGGTGACACTGTGAATGCAACTCTAATGCAGCCGGGCGGCAGCGGGCCCGGCAGCACTAACTTTCAAATCAACGGGAATAAAGGCGGAGGGGTGTGGGAGGCAGGGGCAGTCGGCTCCCAGAACATGCCCTGGGGAAACGGGAGCGGTGCGAGCGCTGGTGGGAGCAGAagaggatggggcagccccgCACAGAGCACTGGCACCAACATTCCCAACGGGGAATGGAGCAAACTGCCCGGCAATCAGCATTCCAGCGAGGGCGTCAATGGAAACAGCAGGAAGTTTACAAATGGATGGAAgtctgctgaggaggaggagctcagcagccagagttctgctgcctcccagatggctgagcagagcagcacgTGGGCCAAAACAGGTACGGGGGACAGCGAGGGCAGCTCGGAGAGCGCCGGGTGCCACGAGGACAGAGCGGCTACCGAGGGCCAGAACCGAGAGAGGAGGAAAGTTGACCAGCACACGTTACTCCAAAGCATAGTGAACAGAACTGACCTAGATCCGCGTGTCCTTTCCAACTCCGGGTGGGGACAGACTCCAATCAAACAGAACACTGCCTGGGATACCGAAACGTCACCGAGGGGTGAAAGAAAAACTGACAATGGGACAGAGGCCTGGGGGGGCTCTGTGACACAGACTTCCAGCTCAGGGGGGTGTGTGGATAGACCTAGCCCTAATAATAACGATACCTCATCTGTATCGGGGTGGGGAGATCCAAAGTCTGCTACAAGGTGGGGAGACTCCAAAGGGTCAAACAGCCAAGGGGGGTGGGAAGAAGATTCTGCTGCTACAGTAATGGTCAAGAGCAATCAATCGTGGGGAAGTGGCAAAGAAGAAAAGTCATCCTGGAATGACACACCGAAGATgaagcagggatggggagatggACAGAAGGCCAGCCAGGGTTGGGCAGTGTCTGCTGGTGATAGCTGGGGTGAAAACTCCAGAAGTAACCACTGGGGTGAGGCAAAGAAATCCAGTTCTGGAGGCAGCAACAGCGACAGGTCGGTGTCTGGTTGGAATGAGCCAGGTAAATCAAATTCTGTTACTTGGGGAGGCAACAATGCAACCCCGAACAACTCTTCAGGATGGGATGAGCCTGCAAAGTCTaatcagagccagggctggggagacCCTCCGAAACCCAGTCAGCCTCAAGTCTGGGGGGACTCGTCAAAGCCAATCAACTCTCCTGAGTGGAACAAGCAAGATGTTGGCTCTTGGGGAGCCCCGTCTGCCACGAGCAAGCCCCCGGGGTCCGGCTGGCTGGGGGGGCCGATGCCAGCCCCAGCAAAGGAGGAGGAGCCCACGGGCTGGGAGGAGCCGTCCCCCGAATCCATTCGCCGCAAGATGGAGATTGATGATGGAACTTCTGCTTGGGGTGATCCGAGCAAATACAACTACAAAAATGTGAATATGTGGAATAAAAATGTCCCTAACAGTAGCAGCAGTTCAGACCAGCAAGCACAGGTACATCCGCAGCTACTGTCTTCAAGTGCCATGTCTAGCAAGGAGAGCAATTCGGGTTCTG GTTGGGgagagcctcctgctccagccaccaCTGTGGATAACGGGACAGCGGCGTGGGGCAAGCCCATGGACACTGGTACGAGCTGGGGAGAGCCTGTCAGTGATGCAGGAGGCACCTCTGGCTGGGGAAACACTtctctggggcagcagcctcCAAACAAGCCTG GGCCTAAATCTATGCAAGATAGTTGGTGTGGAGATGATATGCCATTGAGCGGCAGTCGTCAGACcagctgggaggaagaggaggatgtgGAGATCGGAATGTGGAACGGCAGTTCCTCACAGGACGCTAACCCCTCGTTAAACTGGCCACCCTACATGAAGAAAATGCCCACaaag GGAATAATGAAAGGTGGAAATAAGCAAGATGAAACATGGATCAATCCATTCATTAAGCAATTCACAAATCTCAGTTTTTCA AGAGAATCACCAGAAGAAACCGTACAGAGCAATAAGATGGACATGTCTGGAG ggtTACTGCAGGACAAGAGGATGGAGATGGACAAGCACGGCCTGGGCGTGGGAGATTACAATCGTGTGGTTGGAAAAGGCCCCGGTTCTcgtccccaaattcccaaagaGTCTTCCATGGATCGCGGTCCTTACTTCGATAAG AATGGCAATCCCAGTGTGTTTGGTGTTGGGAATatagcagcacagcccaggagcatgcagcagcctccagcacaACCTCTTAATTCATCTCAGCCTAATCCACGTGCTCAAGTGCCTCCTCCATTACTATCCCCTCAG GTTCCAGTATCATTACTGAAGTATGCACCAAACAGCGGTGGCCTGAGCCCACTTTTTGGCCCACAACAGGTAGCCATGTTGAATCAACTGTCCCAGTTAAACCAGCTTTCTCAGATCTCCCAGTTACAG CggctgctggctcagcagcagaaggcacagccccagaggagTGTGCCTTCAGGGGGtcggcagcagcaggagcagcag ggtcGATCTCTTAGTATGCAGCAACAGATGATGCAACAGTCCCGTCAGCTTGATCCAAACCTGTTAATGAAGCAGCAAACTCCACCCTCTCAACAGCAGTCACTCCATCAGCCCTCCATGAAATCCTTCCTCGAGAATGTCATGCCCCACACTActcctgagctgcagaaagGGCCCTCACCAATCAATGCATTCAGCAGCTTCCCTATAG GAATGAACTCAAACTTGAATGTAAACCTGGATATGAGCAGTATTAAAGAGCCACAGTCTCGGCTGAGGAAATGGACTACAGTCGACAGCATTTCTATGAACACATCCTTAGATCAGAACTCCAGCAAACATG gTGCTATTTCAAGTGGTTTTAGGCTGGAAGATTCTCCGTTTGTTCCTTACGACTTCCTGAACAGCAGTAACTCCCCAGCCAGTCCTCCCGGCTCCATTGGGGACGGCTGGCCCCGTGCCAAATCGCCTAATGGCTCTAGCAGTGTTAATTGGCCCCCAG AGTTTCGCCCTGGTGAGCCATGGAAAGGTTATCCAAACATCGACCCCGAAACTGACCCTTACGTCACTCCTGGCAGTGTCATAAACAATCTCTCAATTAATACTGTGCGGGAAGTTGACCACCTCAGGGACAGGAACAGTG GGTCATCCTCATCTTTGAACACCACGCTGCCTTCAACTAGTGCCTGGTCATCCATTCGTGCCTCCAACTACAATGTTTCCCTCAGCAGTACAGCACAAAGCACTTCAG TAGCCAGAAACAGTGATTCCAAATCAACGTGGTCTCCTGGATCAGTCACTAACACCTCTCTGGCTCATGAGCTGTGGAAGGTCCCTTTGCCACCTAAAAGCATCACTGCTCCATCCCGGCCACCTCCAGGGCTGACAGGCCAGAAACCACCCCTGTCCACTTGGGATAATTCCCTTCGTCTGGGTGGAGGATGGGGAAATTCTGATGCCAGATACACCCCTG GTTCGAGCTGGGgtgagagcagctcagggagaaTAACAAATTGGCTTGTTCTGAAAAACCTTACACCTCAG ATCGACGGCTCGACCCTGCGTACTCTGTGCATGCAGCACGGCCCACTAATAACATTCCACCTGAACCTCCCACATGGTAATGCTTTGGTCCGTTACAGTTCAAAAGAAGAGGTAGTGAAGGCACAAAAATCTCTGCACAT GTGTGTTTTAGGGAACACTACTATTCTTGCTGAGTTTGCCAGTGAAGAGGAGATTAGTCGCTTCTTTGCACAAGGCCAGTCCCTGACTCCGTCTCCTGGCTGGCAATCTCTGGGATCCAGCCAGAGCCGACTCGGATCCATCGATGGTTCCCATTCGTTCTCAAACCGTAATGATCTAAATCACTGGAATGGTGCTGGGCTGTCGGGAACTAGCAGTGGAGACCTTCATGGCACTTCACTTTGGGGGAGCCCCAACTATTCCACGAGCCTGTGGGGTGCCCCGAGCAGCAATGACACCAGGGGAATTAGCAGCCCATCCCCCATCAACGCTTTCCTTTCCGTTGACCACCTGGGTGGAGGTGGAGAGTCCATGTAA